Proteins found in one Amycolatopsis aidingensis genomic segment:
- a CDS encoding hemolysin family protein, whose protein sequence is MTDSTPLLLIAVVLVLLGSVFAAADAAVSTVSRARADGLVRLGRFGARQLSLVIDERRRHINLLLLLRTTCELTATVLVTLVFVDWIEPAWLAVLVAVLVMVVLSYVVIGVGPRTVGRQHPYRVGLLVAGPVRVLGSVLGPLSKLLILLGNAITPGKGFREGPFSSEIELRELVDLAEQRGVVGTDEREMIHSVFELGDTVAREVMVPRTEIVWIEQTKTVRQALALSLRTGFTRVPVISESVDDIVGVVNLKDLVQAYLAEGGSSRPVQELMNPAGYVPDSKRLDELLKDMQRSRNHMAIAVDEYGGTAGLLTIEDILEEIVGEITDESDTEERPPVEYLDERSVRVSARLGASDLGELYGVELEDHDVETVSGLLAQRLGRVPLPGAEAEVAGLRLHAEGGKDRRGRMRITTVVVRPCDDSITGPRIRLDTANSRQGAGTAVAEHDERDRNVDHA, encoded by the coding sequence GTGACCGACTCCACGCCATTGCTGCTCATCGCCGTGGTGCTGGTCCTGCTGGGCAGCGTGTTCGCGGCGGCCGACGCCGCGGTGAGCACGGTGTCCCGGGCCAGGGCCGACGGGCTGGTGCGGCTCGGCCGCTTCGGCGCGCGCCAGCTCTCCCTGGTGATCGACGAACGCAGGCGGCACATCAACCTGTTGCTGCTGCTGCGCACCACCTGCGAACTCACCGCGACTGTGCTGGTCACCCTGGTGTTCGTGGACTGGATCGAACCGGCATGGCTGGCCGTGCTGGTGGCCGTGCTGGTCATGGTGGTGCTCAGCTACGTGGTCATCGGGGTCGGGCCGCGTACGGTCGGCCGCCAGCACCCCTACCGGGTCGGGCTGCTGGTCGCGGGGCCGGTCCGGGTACTCGGCTCCGTCCTCGGGCCGCTGAGCAAGCTGCTGATCCTGCTCGGTAACGCGATCACCCCCGGCAAGGGCTTCCGGGAGGGGCCGTTCAGTTCCGAGATCGAGCTGCGCGAACTGGTCGACCTCGCCGAGCAACGCGGGGTGGTGGGCACCGACGAGCGGGAGATGATCCACTCGGTGTTCGAGCTGGGCGACACGGTGGCCCGCGAGGTCATGGTGCCGCGCACCGAGATCGTCTGGATCGAGCAGACCAAGACCGTCCGGCAGGCGCTTGCGCTCTCCCTGCGCACCGGGTTCACCCGGGTACCGGTGATCAGTGAGTCGGTGGACGACATCGTCGGCGTGGTCAACCTCAAGGACCTGGTGCAGGCCTATCTCGCCGAGGGCGGTTCCAGCAGGCCGGTACAGGAGCTGATGAACCCGGCGGGCTACGTGCCGGACTCCAAGCGGCTGGACGAGCTGCTCAAGGACATGCAGCGCTCCCGCAACCACATGGCGATCGCGGTGGACGAGTACGGTGGCACGGCCGGGCTGCTGACCATCGAGGACATCCTGGAGGAGATCGTCGGCGAGATCACCGACGAGTCCGACACCGAGGAACGCCCGCCGGTGGAGTACCTGGACGAGCGCTCGGTGCGGGTGTCGGCCCGGCTCGGCGCGAGTGACCTCGGCGAGCTGTACGGGGTCGAGCTGGAGGACCACGACGTGGAGACGGTCAGCGGGCTGCTCGCGCAACGGCTCGGTAGGGTGCCCCTGCCCGGCGCCGAAGCCGAGGTGGCCGGCCTGCGCCTGCATGCGGAGGGCGGCAAGGACCGGAGGGGCCGGATGCGGATCACCACCGTGGTCGTGCGGCCCTGCGACGACAGCATCACCGGTCCGCGGATCCGGCTGGACACCGCGAACTCCCGCCAGGGAGCCGGGACGGCCGTGGCCGAACACGACGAACGAGACAGGAATGTCGACCAT